A stretch of the Orcinus orca chromosome 1, mOrcOrc1.1, whole genome shotgun sequence genome encodes the following:
- the BOLA1 gene encoding bolA-like protein 1: MGAAVAKTECKLMLSGQLVGSLFSMAGRVCVSRGSARSGAIGPVEAAIRTKLEQALNPEVLELRNESGGHAVPPGSETHFRVAVVSSRFEGLSPLQRHRLVHAALSEELAGPVHALAIQARTPAQWRENPQLDTSPPCLGGSKKTRGTP; encoded by the exons ATGGGAGCTGCGGTAGCGAAGACTGAGTGCAAG CTGATGCTGAGTGGGCAGCTGGTCGGAAGCCTGTTCTCCATGGCTGGCCGCGTCTGTGTGTCCCGGGGCAGCGCCAGATCAGGGGCCATCGGTCCCGTCGAGGCCGCCATTCGCACAAAGTTGGAGCAGGCGCTGAACCCCGAGGTCCTGGAGCTGCGTAATGAGAGCGGCGGCCACGCGGTCCCACCAGGCAGTGAAACCCATTTCCGCGTGGCCGTGGTGAGCTCTCGTTTCGAGGGACTGAGCCCCCTGCAACGGCATCGGCTGGTCCACGCGGCGCTGTCAGAAGAACTGGCTGGGCCGGTCCACGCCCTGGCCATACAAGCGCGGACCCCCGCCCAGTGGAGGGAGAACCCTCAACTGGACACGAGccccccctgcctgggcgggagCAAGAAAACTCGAGGAACTCCCTGA